TGTAGTAGTTTGTTTTTTTATGATACTCTGCCTCTTTAGGAACAGAACCTGGTCTGGCAACTGTACCCTTACACGGGCCCAAAACTAAACCAATTAACAATACAAAAAGTAATAAGGATACAAAAATCCAAATCGAACTGTCTTTAATGGGTGTGGATGCGGATGTCATTTTCATTTTTGAACTTAGTTAAAATTTCTTTGGAAATAAGAATTCTGTTGAGACGTTTAGACCTGATAGGTGTCAAATACCTTAAACACATTAGGATGGTTCCTTCTGGTTCTAAAGAAGTATACACAATAGGAGTGGTTTTGCCAAGTCTTACTAAATAGTTTTTTGACATTTCTCTAATTTTAGATTCCACAAGTTCGGGCGCTAATACAAGTTCCTCATGTAAAATTTGAGAACAAATTTTTTCTGCTTTTTCCCAATTGGAATCTATATCTAAATATATTTTAAACTCATCCCAAACAAAATCCATGGTTTCCGAAACAATAAAGAAACGATGCAAAACAATATTATAATTAGGAAAATGAATGAGTCGGTTGGTAGATTGTTCGAACCTAGGATCAGCAGAAATTTCAAGTAAGGTAAACTTAAAAAAACCAATATTGACAACATCCCCTTTGATGTTATCCAGTTCGATCCGGTCCCCCACCTTAAATCCATTAGAACCCATAATCATAAACCAACCCACCATATTCAGCCAAACTTCTTTGAGTGAAATGACAATACCGGCCCCTGCAAGACCGAGAACTGTTGGTAGTAGTGATAAA
The DNA window shown above is from Leptospira brenneri and carries:
- a CDS encoding mechanosensitive ion channel family protein produces the protein MDRGSLKEFYLDLNPLTLLVRSNRDFAETMILFGYMLVFAVFVYKITMILVERIKPAPDAAHEYNRRKVARIGFLLVFGIAYLPFVFSSLSLLPTVLGLAGAGIVISLKEVWLNMVGWFMIMGSNGFKVGDRIELDNIKGDVVNIGFFKFTLLEISADPRFEQSTNRLIHFPNYNIVLHRFFIVSETMDFVWDEFKIYLDIDSNWEKAEKICSQILHEELVLAPELVESKIREMSKNYLVRLGKTTPIVYTSLEPEGTILMCLRYLTPIRSKRLNRILISKEILTKFKNENDIRIHTH